A portion of the Bifidobacterium lemurum genome contains these proteins:
- a CDS encoding 4-(cytidine 5'-diphospho)-2-C-methyl-D-erythritol kinase: MIGTDIIGRTVRVDCPAKTNLTLYVGAPRAEWGGRHELDTIYCAISVCDTVTATAKAPGTGFSLSIEGAHLGDLASSGSDMRRNHAVLALFAIAKAAGRDPDVGLTITKRIPVGAGLGGGSADAAATLLAVNRLWELDWPLERLSDIAATLGADMPFCLFGGYARGTGFGERLEILAPDGEQARELAAQGFRGHVLVGAYQAQLSTPEVYAAFDHLGTDPAARNHLQRAAISLHPRSGQAIDAAAAAGASHAFLSGSGPSVVAFAPDNPAVRAITDVWKRERLVDRIIVATAPAAPSVSVTQ, encoded by the coding sequence ATGATCGGCACTGATATCATCGGCCGCACGGTGCGTGTGGACTGCCCGGCGAAAACCAATCTCACCCTGTATGTCGGCGCGCCCCGGGCCGAATGGGGCGGACGCCACGAGCTCGACACCATCTATTGCGCCATCAGCGTGTGCGACACCGTCACCGCCACGGCCAAAGCGCCCGGCACCGGCTTCTCGCTGTCCATCGAGGGCGCGCATCTGGGCGATCTGGCCTCGTCGGGCAGCGATATGCGCCGCAACCACGCCGTGCTGGCGCTGTTCGCCATCGCCAAGGCCGCGGGGCGCGATCCCGATGTGGGGCTGACCATCACCAAACGCATTCCCGTGGGCGCGGGATTGGGCGGCGGTTCGGCCGACGCGGCCGCCACGCTGCTCGCCGTGAACCGTTTGTGGGAGTTGGATTGGCCACTGGAACGACTCAGCGACATCGCCGCCACCTTGGGCGCGGATATGCCGTTCTGCCTCTTTGGGGGCTATGCGCGTGGCACCGGTTTCGGCGAGCGGTTGGAGATCCTCGCGCCCGACGGCGAACAGGCGCGCGAACTGGCCGCCCAAGGTTTCCGCGGCCATGTGCTGGTCGGCGCCTATCAGGCCCAATTGAGCACGCCGGAGGTGTACGCCGCCTTCGACCATCTGGGTACGGATCCGGCGGCGCGCAACCATCTGCAGCGCGCGGCCATCAGCCTGCATCCGCGCAGCGGACAGGCCATCGACGCGGCCGCGGCCGCCGGCGCCTCGCATGCCTTCCTTTCGGGATCGGGCCCTTCGGTGGTTGCCTTCGCGCCCGACAACCCTGCCGTGCGGGCCATCACCGACGTATGGAAGCGCGAACGGCTGGTCGACCGCATCATCGTCGCCACAGCCCCGGCCGCACCGTCCGTCAGCGTCACCCAGTGA
- a CDS encoding LytR C-terminal domain-containing protein: MTQHDERQARKEYVRKRQRLVFTVSGAALAVILVVALMFFYHAFGLGLKESPVVQPNYGNTAPCAVDGEDGAAATYVANGQVNVRVLNGTDHLGLGSAVGEALANRNFTIQVIDNYSSTSVTRTTIYFGKNAINEAYTLAANFTDATMVMTAREDKLIDLVIGATFSDLQDMDEVPQAGAEITSIEGCVAADSMTDLPADTEHTAV, from the coding sequence ATGACGCAGCATGATGAACGTCAGGCGCGCAAGGAGTATGTGCGCAAGCGCCAACGACTCGTATTCACCGTCAGCGGCGCGGCGTTGGCCGTGATTCTGGTGGTCGCGCTGATGTTCTTCTACCACGCGTTCGGGCTTGGGCTCAAGGAATCGCCCGTGGTGCAGCCGAATTACGGCAACACCGCGCCCTGCGCCGTGGATGGCGAGGACGGCGCCGCGGCCACCTATGTGGCCAACGGCCAGGTGAACGTGCGCGTGCTCAACGGCACCGACCATCTGGGACTGGGCAGCGCCGTCGGCGAGGCGTTGGCCAACCGCAACTTCACCATCCAAGTGATCGACAACTATTCGAGCACCTCGGTGACGCGCACCACCATCTACTTCGGCAAGAACGCCATCAACGAGGCGTACACGCTGGCCGCGAACTTCACCGACGCGACCATGGTGATGACCGCCCGCGAAGACAAGCTCATCGACCTGGTGATCGGCGCGACCTTCAGCGACCTGCAGGATATGGACGAAGTGCCGCAGGCCGGCGCGGAGATCACCAGCATCGAAGGCTGCGTGGCCGCCGACTCCATGACGGATCTGCCGGCCGACACCGAGCACACCGCCGTCTGA
- a CDS encoding CCA tRNA nucleotidyltransferase, with protein MDFEVWPEAIELGRLFAEQGYELALVGGPVRDVLLRRPSHDLDFCTSAKPEEFEPILRRWGRDGFWDMGRKFGTLGAMRRRADGTEVQVEVTTYRSDTYDPDSRKPEVNYGDTLEGDLSRRDFTVNAMALRVPDLEFVDPFGGAGDLSKGVLRTPVDPEQSFADDPLRMMRAVRFVAQLGFTIAPETAEAICRMNERIEIVSAERVRDELVKLLLSERPRAGLEALVESGLADRVFPEIPALQLEIDEKHRHKDVFDHTMVVLERAIALETDADGPVPGPDLTLRLAAIMHDIGKPRTRRFEPGGKVSFHHHDAVGAKMTRKRLKALRFDHHMVEDVSELVNLHLRFHGYVDEPWSDSAVRRYVKDAGHLYERLNRLTRADATTQNRRKAAVFAHAMDEMEERVRVLKEQEDFDAIRPDVDGNEIMELLGLEPGPMVGRAYKHMLEYRLDNGPVEHDVAVAELKSWYASVRA; from the coding sequence TTGGATTTCGAAGTATGGCCCGAAGCCATCGAACTTGGTCGACTGTTCGCCGAACAGGGATATGAGCTGGCGTTGGTCGGCGGCCCCGTGCGTGATGTGCTGCTGCGCCGCCCCAGCCATGACCTGGACTTCTGCACCTCGGCCAAACCCGAGGAATTCGAGCCGATCCTGCGCCGTTGGGGGCGTGACGGCTTTTGGGATATGGGCCGCAAATTCGGCACGCTGGGCGCCATGCGCCGACGCGCCGACGGCACCGAAGTGCAGGTGGAGGTCACCACCTACCGGTCCGACACCTACGATCCCGACTCGCGCAAACCCGAGGTCAACTACGGCGACACGCTCGAAGGCGATCTGTCGCGCCGCGACTTCACCGTCAACGCGATGGCGCTGCGCGTGCCCGACCTGGAGTTCGTCGACCCCTTCGGAGGCGCCGGCGACCTGTCCAAGGGCGTGTTGCGCACGCCCGTCGACCCCGAACAGTCCTTTGCCGACGATCCGCTGCGCATGATGCGCGCCGTGCGGTTCGTCGCCCAGCTGGGCTTCACCATCGCCCCCGAAACCGCCGAGGCGATCTGCCGTATGAACGAGCGCATCGAAATCGTCTCCGCCGAACGCGTGCGCGACGAGCTGGTCAAGCTCCTGCTGTCCGAGCGCCCGCGCGCCGGCCTTGAGGCGCTGGTGGAATCCGGCCTGGCCGACCGGGTGTTCCCGGAGATCCCCGCCCTGCAGCTGGAGATCGACGAGAAGCATCGCCATAAGGACGTCTTCGACCATACGATGGTCGTGCTGGAACGCGCCATCGCGCTCGAAACCGACGCGGACGGCCCTGTGCCCGGACCTGATCTGACGCTGCGTCTGGCCGCGATCATGCACGATATCGGCAAACCGCGCACCCGACGTTTCGAGCCCGGCGGCAAGGTGAGCTTCCACCATCACGACGCGGTGGGTGCCAAAATGACCCGCAAACGGCTCAAGGCCCTGCGTTTCGACCACCATATGGTCGAGGACGTGAGCGAGCTGGTGAACCTGCATCTGCGCTTCCACGGCTATGTGGACGAACCGTGGAGCGATTCGGCCGTGCGCCGCTACGTCAAGGACGCGGGTCATCTCTACGAGCGTCTGAACCGCCTGACGCGCGCCGACGCGACCACGCAGAACCGTCGCAAGGCGGCGGTGTTCGCGCATGCGATGGACGAGATGGAGGAGCGCGTGCGCGTGCTCAAGGAGCAGGAGGATTTCGACGCGATCCGCCCCGATGTGGATGGCAACGAGATCATGGAGCTGCTCGGATTGGAGCCCGGCCCCATGGTCGGCCGCGCCTACAAGCATATGCTCGAATACCGCTTGGATAATGGCCCGGTCGAGCATGACGTCGCCGTCGCCGAGCTCAAATCCTGGTACGCCTCGGTGCGCGCATAA
- a CDS encoding serine/threonine-protein kinase: MSDLSALNLEPGDMVGGYTLVSRLGAGAMGSVWRVVDGGGQSYAMKILRDSLSDDDARAAAQDPNLKEHVTARERLRREAMALRKVSHPGVCGIVDMELDDSLAFIVTELIDGRNLRDDVAVNGRYTGDDLERLARKLIEAVKAVHAAGLVHRDIKPTNVMVSASGPVLVDFGIAMGAGESHVTRTGLVMGTPGFIAPEIIDGAESDEQTDWWSVASVLAFAATGAPVFGTKPMMAVLERAAAGNPNLTGLPANTMAAFRSALAPDRAQRCSPDQLLHAIAVDALQPLDGGDRTGDSAEVVRPFEAYAAGAAATARVSDDNPRMRWRDEDDADIIRTEAMGAAATAHTGEADTVTLAETAATTAMNPRTREADGTAVMPRATTPLEQSGATRMMPAAVPLQAAPAQGQQSWNPADPAPTAVDPTIRPALQRVIDQAAQSVPTEAIALAPAVNPADARRGRLLKRGVLPLFILALPLAVLASALPWAALIAAAALLWLLLTAGYNTAAQLERESKRGGARKGTDTMLRVASLPWHLLKGLLAAIPHALAMALVVVLVTAAGAWALDLPYAMVDLSVSGWVIPLPTLTDTALSYTGLTLACATTVGWLLTVFGPRSMMVRLGAGALRGERRADKTMAGTAAAQATPPASSL, translated from the coding sequence ATGAGCGATCTCAGTGCGTTGAATCTCGAACCGGGCGACATGGTCGGCGGCTACACCTTGGTCTCCCGCTTGGGGGCGGGCGCCATGGGATCGGTGTGGCGCGTCGTCGACGGCGGCGGGCAGTCCTATGCGATGAAGATCCTGCGCGACTCGCTCTCCGACGACGACGCGCGAGCGGCCGCGCAGGACCCGAATCTCAAGGAGCACGTCACCGCGCGCGAGCGGCTGCGGCGCGAGGCGATGGCGCTGCGCAAGGTCTCGCACCCCGGCGTGTGCGGCATCGTCGATATGGAATTGGACGATTCTCTGGCGTTCATCGTCACCGAGCTCATCGACGGCCGCAACCTCAGGGACGACGTGGCCGTCAACGGCCGCTACACCGGCGACGATCTGGAACGTCTGGCCCGCAAGCTGATCGAGGCGGTCAAGGCCGTGCATGCCGCCGGGCTGGTGCACCGCGACATCAAGCCCACGAATGTGATGGTGAGCGCCTCCGGCCCGGTGCTGGTGGATTTCGGCATCGCCATGGGCGCGGGCGAAAGCCATGTGACCCGCACCGGACTGGTGATGGGCACCCCAGGATTCATCGCCCCGGAGATCATCGACGGCGCCGAATCGGACGAGCAGACCGACTGGTGGTCGGTGGCCTCGGTGTTGGCGTTCGCCGCCACCGGCGCTCCCGTGTTCGGCACCAAACCGATGATGGCGGTGCTGGAACGCGCCGCCGCCGGCAACCCCAATCTCACCGGCCTGCCGGCGAACACGATGGCCGCGTTCCGCTCGGCCCTCGCGCCGGACCGCGCGCAACGCTGCTCCCCCGACCAACTGCTGCACGCCATCGCCGTGGACGCCTTGCAACCGCTTGACGGAGGCGACCGAACCGGCGATTCCGCGGAGGTGGTGCGCCCTTTTGAGGCTTACGCGGCAGGTGCCGCGGCCACCGCCCGCGTGTCGGACGACAATCCCCGCATGCGGTGGCGCGACGAGGATGACGCCGACATCATCCGCACCGAAGCGATGGGCGCGGCGGCCACAGCCCACACGGGCGAGGCGGACACCGTCACGCTGGCCGAAACGGCCGCGACCACCGCGATGAATCCGCGGACGAGGGAGGCAGACGGGACGGCGGTGATGCCGCGCGCGACGACCCCGCTCGAGCAGTCCGGCGCAACCCGCATGATGCCGGCCGCGGTCCCGCTCCAGGCGGCACCGGCCCAAGGGCAGCAGTCCTGGAATCCCGCCGACCCCGCGCCCACGGCGGTGGATCCGACGATACGACCGGCCTTGCAGCGCGTGATCGACCAGGCCGCGCAGTCGGTGCCCACCGAGGCGATCGCGCTCGCGCCGGCCGTCAATCCCGCCGACGCGCGGCGAGGGCGCCTGCTCAAACGGGGCGTGCTGCCGCTGTTCATACTCGCCTTGCCGCTGGCCGTGTTGGCCTCGGCGCTGCCATGGGCCGCCCTGATCGCGGCCGCGGCGCTGCTGTGGCTGCTGCTCACCGCGGGATACAACACCGCCGCCCAATTGGAGCGCGAGTCCAAACGCGGCGGCGCGCGCAAAGGCACCGATACGATGCTGCGCGTGGCCTCCCTGCCCTGGCATCTGCTCAAGGGGCTGCTGGCCGCCATACCGCATGCACTGGCGATGGCGCTGGTTGTGGTGCTGGTGACCGCCGCGGGCGCGTGGGCGCTGGATCTGCCGTACGCCATGGTCGACCTGTCTGTGAGCGGATGGGTGATTCCGCTGCCGACCCTCACCGACACCGCGCTGTCGTACACCGGGCTGACGCTGGCCTGCGCCACGACGGTGGGATGGCTGCTGACCGTGTTCGGCCCGCGCTCCATGATGGTGCGGCTCGGCGCCGGAGCGTTGCGCGGCGAGCGGCGAGCGGACAAGACCATGGCGGGAACGGCGGCCGCGCAAGCCACGCCGCCCGCGTCCTCGCTCTAA
- a CDS encoding DsbA family protein translates to MADQKRQTKRATRAERRAAEAAAERARAEQAAKERKQQTIIGLVVVAIIVVLVGIAGFAVWRTTHPSDTDSQASSMTVDEAYEALQEVSDKPANADDQGGFLISQNGYGTKVDGVPTLSIYMEPLCPGCASVNRQLDPTLIELMDAGQINLDLHFMTFQDSKSTDVYSTRAFNGAVYIAEHDDDPDHLLGYLANIYAEDFQPGELDDYTSVSDEQLKEQAIAAGVSSEVADAAFSGEYEYQEWLKASDAYTIRREELFSSSGSFSSPTLTINGTYWSLSDLSLADMTIVDGFLKSIGLDADQVGVSGELPSIGADGKPISVTTE, encoded by the coding sequence ATGGCAGATCAGAAGCGTCAGACGAAGCGCGCCACCCGCGCCGAACGCCGCGCGGCGGAGGCGGCCGCCGAACGGGCGCGCGCCGAACAGGCGGCGAAGGAACGCAAGCAGCAGACCATCATCGGCCTGGTGGTGGTCGCCATCATCGTCGTGCTGGTGGGCATCGCCGGATTCGCGGTCTGGCGCACCACCCACCCCAGCGACACCGACTCGCAGGCCTCGAGCATGACGGTCGACGAAGCGTACGAAGCGCTGCAGGAGGTGAGCGACAAGCCCGCGAACGCCGACGACCAGGGCGGATTCCTCATCTCCCAGAACGGCTACGGCACCAAGGTCGACGGCGTGCCGACCCTGTCGATCTACATGGAGCCGCTGTGCCCCGGCTGCGCCAGCGTGAACCGACAGCTCGACCCCACCCTGATCGAGCTGATGGACGCCGGCCAGATCAACCTCGACCTGCATTTCATGACCTTCCAGGATTCCAAGAGCACCGACGTGTATTCCACCCGCGCGTTCAACGGGGCCGTGTACATCGCCGAACACGACGACGATCCCGACCATCTGCTGGGCTATCTGGCCAACATCTACGCCGAGGACTTCCAGCCCGGCGAGTTGGACGACTACACCTCCGTCAGCGACGAGCAGCTCAAGGAGCAGGCCATCGCCGCCGGTGTGAGCAGCGAGGTGGCCGACGCGGCCTTCAGCGGCGAATACGAGTACCAGGAGTGGCTGAAAGCCTCGGACGCCTACACGATCCGCCGCGAGGAGCTGTTCTCCTCCTCCGGTTCGTTCTCCTCGCCCACCCTGACGATCAACGGCACCTACTGGTCGTTGAGCGACCTGTCATTGGCCGATATGACCATCGTCGACGGTTTCCTCAAGTCGATCGGCCTTGACGCCGACCAGGTCGGCGTGTCCGGCGAACTGCCGTCCATCGGCGCCGACGGCAAGCCCATCTCCGTCACCACCGAGTGA
- a CDS encoding G5 domain-containing protein, with protein MARRWTPQRFVRLRRARVMACVAAVVLSSGTVFGITARKAVALNVNGETTTVITYATTTARLLEEQGIDVKTHDLVETSSGETLANHAVVTVRSAYQTTITIDGTEVPFWTVATSAEQLLGFFEENNANAAKVTVNIDNIYNQLTGGLVINESGPVTVIADGTSSEAPNGKLPAASILDSKGITLNKEDRVSVEKNDGETILRVQRVTHGEETRTVEIPFDTQTIIDPNLASGQSEIRQQGENGEKQQVYDVTYVDGVAESETLKSETVTRMAVDQIIAVGPQATSDPTDTSNGQADSGSNTTPDESGSSNGDSSGSDSNGGSGTDSGTTGGGSSSGGSSSGGSSSGGDSGSSGGSSSGGSSSGGSSSGGSSSGDSSASQGRLWHPTPAQAQTYAAGAAAQRGWTGNEWTCLYNLWMRESSWLWYAENPYSGAYGIPQSLPGDKMATFGANWRDDAAVQIDWGLSYIAQRYGSPSQAWAHSEEVGWY; from the coding sequence ATGGCACGGCGATGGACCCCGCAACGGTTTGTGCGACTGCGCCGGGCGCGCGTGATGGCGTGCGTGGCCGCCGTGGTGCTGTCGTCGGGCACCGTGTTCGGCATCACCGCGCGCAAGGCGGTGGCGTTGAACGTCAACGGCGAGACGACCACGGTCATCACCTACGCGACCACCACCGCCCGTCTGCTCGAGGAGCAGGGCATCGACGTGAAAACCCACGATCTGGTGGAGACCTCATCCGGCGAGACGCTCGCCAACCACGCCGTCGTCACCGTGCGCAGCGCCTACCAGACCACCATCACCATCGACGGCACCGAAGTGCCGTTCTGGACCGTGGCCACCAGCGCCGAACAACTGCTCGGCTTCTTCGAGGAGAACAACGCCAACGCCGCCAAGGTGACGGTGAACATCGACAACATCTACAACCAGCTCACCGGCGGCCTGGTGATCAACGAATCCGGCCCCGTCACCGTCATCGCGGACGGCACGAGCTCCGAGGCACCCAACGGCAAGCTGCCCGCCGCCTCGATTCTGGACTCCAAAGGCATCACGCTGAACAAGGAGGACCGCGTCAGCGTCGAAAAGAACGACGGCGAGACGATCCTGCGCGTGCAGCGCGTCACCCACGGCGAGGAGACGCGCACGGTGGAGATCCCCTTCGACACGCAGACCATCATCGACCCCAATCTCGCCTCAGGGCAGAGCGAGATCCGCCAACAGGGCGAGAACGGCGAGAAACAGCAGGTCTACGACGTGACCTATGTGGACGGCGTGGCCGAGTCGGAAACCCTGAAGTCGGAAACCGTCACGCGCATGGCCGTCGACCAGATCATCGCCGTCGGCCCGCAGGCCACCAGCGATCCGACCGACACCAGCAACGGGCAGGCGGACTCCGGCTCGAACACCACACCGGACGAATCCGGCTCCTCGAACGGCGACTCAAGCGGATCCGACTCCAACGGCGGAAGCGGCACCGACTCCGGAACCACGGGCGGCGGATCCTCGTCCGGCGGCTCATCCTCGGGCGGATCGTCATCCGGCGGAGACTCCGGCTCGTCCGGCGGATCCTCGTCGGGCGGCTCATCCTCGGGCGGTTCCTCGTCCGGCGGATCGTCGAGCGGCGACTCCTCCGCCTCGCAGGGCCGACTGTGGCATCCGACCCCGGCACAGGCGCAGACCTATGCCGCGGGCGCGGCGGCGCAACGCGGCTGGACCGGCAACGAGTGGACCTGCCTGTACAACCTGTGGATGCGCGAATCCAGCTGGCTGTGGTACGCCGAGAACCCCTATTCCGGCGCCTACGGCATTCCGCAGTCGCTTCCCGGCGACAAAATGGCCACGTTCGGCGCGAACTGGCGCGACGACGCCGCCGTGCAGATCGACTGGGGCCTGTCATACATCGCCCAGCGGTACGGCAGCCCCTCGCAGGCGTGGGCCCATTCCGAAGAGGTCGGCTGGTATTAA
- the rsmA gene encoding 16S rRNA (adenine(1518)-N(6)/adenine(1519)-N(6))-dimethyltransferase RsmA produces the protein MNDSHLDDATASGPQTTGHLLGAADIRRIAADAGISPTKKFGQNFVIDPGTVRRIVREAGVTADDHVMEVGPGLGSLTLAILETGATMTAVEIDPPVAERLPDTIAQFMPEAAGRLTVVNRDALAVTPENLPDFAGERPFTLVANLPYNVATPIVLTLLERFANLDSFLVMVQKEVADRLAAAPGNKIYGTPSVKLAWYGRAERAGVIGRNVFWPAPNVDSALVRFTRHTPDEAAALGLDGDEEMRRRVFRLIDAAFGQRRKTLHAALKHELPSEAFETAGIDPTRRGETLTVTEFAALAAAAREAER, from the coding sequence ATGAACGATTCTCATCTGGATGACGCCACGGCCTCCGGGCCGCAGACGACCGGCCATCTGCTCGGCGCGGCCGACATCCGCCGCATCGCCGCCGACGCCGGCATCAGCCCCACCAAGAAGTTCGGCCAGAATTTCGTGATCGACCCCGGCACGGTGCGCCGCATCGTGCGCGAGGCCGGCGTCACGGCCGACGACCATGTGATGGAGGTGGGCCCCGGCCTGGGTTCGCTGACGTTGGCGATTCTGGAGACCGGCGCGACGATGACCGCCGTGGAGATCGACCCGCCCGTGGCCGAGCGGCTGCCCGACACCATCGCTCAATTCATGCCCGAGGCGGCCGGGAGGCTCACCGTGGTCAACCGCGACGCGCTTGCCGTGACCCCGGAGAATCTGCCCGACTTCGCCGGCGAGAGGCCGTTCACGCTGGTGGCGAACCTGCCGTACAACGTGGCCACGCCGATCGTGCTCACCCTGCTGGAGCGTTTCGCCAACCTCGATTCCTTTCTGGTGATGGTGCAGAAGGAGGTGGCCGACCGTCTGGCCGCCGCGCCCGGCAATAAGATCTACGGCACCCCCAGCGTCAAGCTCGCCTGGTACGGGCGTGCGGAACGCGCCGGCGTCATCGGCCGCAACGTGTTCTGGCCCGCGCCGAATGTGGATTCCGCCCTGGTGCGCTTCACGCGGCATACGCCGGACGAGGCGGCCGCGCTGGGATTGGACGGCGACGAGGAGATGCGCCGGCGCGTGTTCCGCCTGATCGACGCGGCGTTCGGCCAGCGGCGCAAAACCCTGCATGCCGCGCTGAAACACGAACTGCCGAGCGAGGCCTTCGAGACCGCCGGCATCGATCCGACCCGCCGCGGCGAGACGCTCACCGTCACCGAATTCGCCGCGCTGGCGGCCGCGGCACGGGAGGCGGAGCGATGA
- a CDS encoding NUDIX hydrolase produces MITPADLARMLAHAADAADDSTQNRLLYTSQSADGAEFTASITVRVSKPSDDGSGTAQPAENGVADSADTPVPSGPTPKMMPRRRSSDGPTTFASLDAQELPVVREYSAGGLVFDDQGRVAIIARHSRSGHLEWCLPKGHIEKGETPQQTAVREVHEETGILGEVIDSIATIDYWFTGTTQRVHKLVHHFALKRVGGELTVEGDPDHEAEDAIWVDFKDLDDVLSYPNERRIAWLYARKMNRQADE; encoded by the coding sequence ATGATTACGCCCGCCGACCTCGCCCGCATGCTCGCGCATGCCGCCGATGCCGCGGACGACTCTACCCAAAATCGCCTACTGTACACCTCGCAATCCGCGGACGGCGCGGAGTTCACCGCCTCCATCACGGTGCGCGTGTCCAAACCGTCGGACGATGGTTCCGGCACCGCGCAGCCGGCGGAGAACGGCGTGGCGGACTCCGCCGACACGCCCGTGCCATCCGGCCCCACGCCGAAGATGATGCCGCGCCGCCGATCCTCGGACGGCCCCACCACCTTCGCCTCGCTGGACGCGCAGGAACTGCCGGTGGTGCGCGAATACTCCGCCGGCGGGCTCGTTTTCGACGACCAAGGCCGCGTGGCGATCATCGCGCGGCATTCGCGCAGCGGCCATCTCGAATGGTGCCTGCCGAAGGGCCATATCGAAAAGGGCGAGACGCCCCAGCAGACCGCCGTGCGCGAAGTGCATGAGGAGACGGGGATCCTCGGCGAGGTGATCGACTCCATCGCTACCATCGACTACTGGTTCACCGGCACCACGCAGCGCGTGCACAAGCTCGTGCATCACTTCGCGCTCAAACGCGTCGGCGGCGAACTCACCGTCGAAGGCGATCCGGACCATGAGGCCGAGGATGCGATCTGGGTGGATTTCAAGGATCTGGACGACGTGCTGAGCTACCCCAACGAGCGCCGCATCGCGTGGCTGTACGCACGTAAGATGAACAGGCAGGCTGACGAGTGA